In one Trichlorobacter lovleyi SZ genomic region, the following are encoded:
- a CDS encoding TIR domain-containing protein: protein MSPQYKPPIAVHFIWHPLDSDTVDPILEAITRCFSRDINRPFSRNLNIPIFFYSSCSPTDVPNDLPSELALRNVLFVFTSVNTRGYTLWDNYINNLKLTRTMRAVPVALSHEGLGHGGGGSLKNINFIRVYEWQKEYMVQNTVLAMAHELYRHGFIEIEEQDHGKSSSIKLFLSHAKSGDTGRLHAESIKRFIDTTNMSHFFDATTISPGFKFDEEIIKSIKESTVLAICSDDYSSRYWCQREILSAKEHHRPMIAINCLEEFEDRIFPAGSNIPCVHISPESPLKESDVLKILTAAILETIRHCHALSSLEHYQARGWIDSRCALFSRPPEIRQLLTLKSDDQKNKLCYPEPPIYSEEGEWHSHLSIETFTPLWSSSDNNSLKGLRVGISVSDVASGCFKEHHLPTSQSVRLAQDLARHLLARSATLIYGGDLRKDGFTEFILNEAVALKSRLNTHDIHVENHLAWPIHKADKEMTSWRANYRAVMNTVEHDIPADIANDVDTDQYLPPTSPQNKYIWSRCLTEMRQQSIDSSHARVCAGGKISGYNGKMPGVLEEILIAIDKNKPIYLLGAFGGIVGEVCKILRQEPYPDSLTETWQVTYNAEYVDLQTLASKSGNNANYGQVKTILEGIDVSTISKNAGLDEATYLRLMATPFVDECIYLIIQGLKNLST from the coding sequence ATGTCCCCACAATACAAACCACCTATTGCAGTTCACTTCATATGGCATCCATTGGACAGTGATACCGTTGATCCGATCCTAGAAGCAATTACTAGGTGCTTTTCAAGGGATATCAATCGTCCTTTTTCTCGAAATCTAAATATTCCAATTTTTTTCTATAGTTCATGCAGTCCGACCGACGTACCCAATGACCTCCCGAGTGAACTCGCTTTACGGAATGTTTTATTTGTTTTTACGAGTGTCAATACGAGAGGATACACATTATGGGACAATTACATCAACAATCTGAAGCTTACTCGAACAATGCGGGCAGTTCCTGTTGCATTGTCCCATGAGGGGCTTGGGCACGGTGGTGGGGGAAGCCTCAAAAACATTAATTTCATTCGTGTATATGAGTGGCAGAAGGAATACATGGTTCAAAATACGGTACTTGCCATGGCACATGAATTATATCGACATGGTTTTATTGAAATAGAAGAACAGGACCATGGAAAGTCATCTTCCATAAAATTATTTCTCAGCCATGCAAAGAGTGGAGACACCGGACGTTTACACGCAGAATCAATTAAGCGATTTATCGACACTACAAACATGTCTCATTTTTTTGATGCCACGACAATTTCCCCAGGATTCAAGTTTGACGAGGAAATAATTAAAAGCATTAAAGAATCAACTGTGTTGGCGATTTGTAGTGACGATTATTCATCTCGATATTGGTGTCAGCGGGAAATTTTAAGTGCAAAAGAGCATCACCGGCCAATGATAGCCATCAACTGTTTGGAGGAATTTGAAGACAGAATCTTTCCCGCTGGTTCGAATATACCATGTGTTCATATATCGCCAGAATCCCCGCTCAAGGAATCAGATGTACTCAAAATACTCACCGCCGCAATTCTGGAGACTATACGCCACTGCCATGCTCTGTCCTCACTTGAGCATTATCAAGCAAGAGGCTGGATCGACAGCAGATGTGCTCTCTTTTCCCGACCACCTGAAATTCGTCAACTTCTTACGTTGAAGTCAGATGACCAGAAAAATAAACTCTGTTATCCGGAACCTCCAATTTATTCTGAAGAAGGCGAGTGGCATAGCCATCTATCGATTGAAACATTTACCCCTCTTTGGAGCAGTTCTGACAATAATTCGCTAAAAGGTTTACGAGTTGGCATCTCTGTCTCTGATGTCGCAAGTGGCTGTTTTAAAGAGCACCATCTCCCCACAAGCCAATCTGTAAGGCTGGCCCAAGATCTTGCAAGACACCTGCTTGCCAGATCTGCCACGTTGATCTATGGAGGGGACTTACGCAAGGATGGCTTTACAGAATTTATCCTCAATGAAGCTGTGGCATTGAAATCCCGTCTCAATACCCATGACATACATGTGGAAAATCATTTAGCATGGCCAATCCATAAGGCTGATAAAGAAATGACCTCGTGGCGTGCAAATTATAGAGCAGTTATGAACACTGTCGAACACGATATTCCAGCCGATATTGCTAATGATGTTGACACTGATCAATATCTTCCTCCCACATCACCTCAGAATAAATATATTTGGTCTCGCTGTCTCACAGAAATGCGCCAACAATCCATCGACTCCTCACACGCTAGAGTATGCGCGGGCGGTAAGATTTCAGGATACAACGGTAAAATGCCAGGAGTTTTGGAAGAAATACTTATCGCAATAGACAAAAATAAACCTATTTATCTGTTGGGCGCATTCGGCGGTATTGTTGGCGAGGTCTGTAAGATATTACGCCAGGAACCTTATCCAGACTCACTTACTGAGACATGGCAGGTTACTTATAATGCAGAGTATGTTGATCTTCAAACCTTAGCCTCGAAGAGCGGCAATAATGCAAACTACGGACAAGTAAAGACAATCCTCGAAGGAATTGATGTTTCGACAATATCAAAGAATGCAGGGCTTGACGAGGCGACGTATTTACGACTTATGGCAACCCCTTTTGTGGATGAGTGCATATATCTGATAATTCAAGGTCTAAAGAATCTTTCCACTTAG
- a CDS encoding WYL domain-containing protein gives MDDQSVTIPWSTRKRLQYLEFKLYWEGRVNRGDLTAEFGISIPQASVDFTKYQEMAPNNISYNSSAKYYEPAESFTPIFIEQSADAYFSTILCSPTDSIATCGSDYVAAVPNPTRAIDLDVLRTLVQSIKNKQVVSVDYRSFNNPQPGNTRLISPHAFGTDGSRWHVRAYCHESNSFKDFVLGRIASAVMGSESDIDVNSDFKWFNYVDVEIGPNPKLSEAQKSIVVMDYRMTDFKLKFKCRMALFFYLSKKLGIDRNDSERAGEEQQIVAINLDEINASMRQ, from the coding sequence ATGGATGATCAATCGGTTACGATTCCTTGGAGTACGCGAAAACGGCTGCAATATCTTGAATTCAAGCTGTATTGGGAAGGAAGGGTCAATCGAGGAGACCTAACTGCAGAATTTGGAATATCAATCCCCCAGGCTTCGGTTGATTTCACAAAATATCAGGAGATGGCACCCAATAATATCTCATACAATTCAAGTGCGAAATACTACGAGCCAGCCGAATCATTCACACCGATATTCATTGAGCAATCAGCGGATGCATATTTTTCAACTATCTTGTGTTCACCGACCGATAGCATTGCCACTTGTGGATCGGATTATGTCGCAGCTGTTCCAAATCCTACTCGTGCTATCGATCTTGATGTTCTAAGAACATTGGTTCAGTCCATCAAGAATAAGCAGGTTGTCTCAGTAGATTATCGGTCATTTAACAATCCACAACCAGGAAATACTCGATTGATTTCTCCACATGCCTTTGGAACAGATGGGTCGAGGTGGCATGTACGAGCGTATTGCCATGAAAGTAATTCTTTCAAAGACTTCGTACTTGGAAGGATAGCTTCTGCAGTAATGGGGTCTGAGTCAGACATTGATGTGAATAGCGACTTCAAATGGTTTAACTATGTCGATGTTGAAATCGGTCCTAATCCAAAGTTGAGCGAAGCGCAAAAAAGTATCGTCGTTATGGATTATAGAATGACTGATTTCAAATTGAAATTTAAGTGCAGGATGGCCCTTTTTTTCTATTTGTCGAAAAAGCTTGGGATCGACCGTAACGACAGCGAGCGTGCTGGTGAAGAGCAGCAAATCGTGGCAATAAATTTGGATGAAATCAACGCGTCTATGCGTCAATGA
- a CDS encoding nucleotidyltransferase domain-containing protein has product MKSTRLCVNEVMKISISEQLSNIETAHGVRILYAVESGSRAWGFASRNSDYDVRFIYIHIPDWYLSIRERRDVIECPISNDLDISGWDLRKALGLFSKSNPPLLEWLGSPIIYMDAFGLASRLREMLTTSFQPQRSMYHYLHMARGNYREYLKGEVVRLKKYLYVLRPILACLWIEKHGTMPPTEFSKLVRDARPSVTLSAAIDDLLQQKMSGNELDTAPKIPVLNEFIEQMLDHYSLLSGKRPTPVADYDALDQLFREMLQSVWGNTP; this is encoded by the coding sequence ATGAAATCAACGCGTCTATGCGTCAATGAAGTGATGAAAATAAGTATTTCCGAGCAACTTTCGAATATCGAAACCGCCCATGGCGTGCGTATTCTCTACGCAGTAGAATCCGGCAGCCGTGCCTGGGGTTTTGCCTCCCGCAACAGCGACTACGATGTCCGGTTCATCTATATTCACATACCAGACTGGTATCTCTCGATTCGTGAACGGCGGGATGTTATTGAATGCCCAATTTCTAACGATCTTGACATCAGTGGCTGGGATCTCAGAAAAGCACTTGGTTTGTTCAGCAAATCCAATCCTCCGCTCCTGGAGTGGCTCGGTTCTCCGATTATTTACATGGATGCTTTTGGACTTGCCAGTAGATTGCGTGAGATGCTGACCACTTCATTTCAACCGCAGCGCAGCATGTATCACTACTTGCACATGGCTCGGGGCAACTATCGGGAGTACCTGAAGGGGGAAGTAGTCAGGCTGAAGAAATATCTCTATGTGTTGCGACCAATACTTGCCTGCCTCTGGATTGAAAAGCACGGGACAATGCCGCCCACCGAGTTCAGCAAGCTGGTACGCGATGCACGTCCGTCCGTCACGTTGAGTGCGGCCATTGATGACCTATTGCAACAAAAAATGTCTGGTAACGAACTGGATACGGCCCCAAAGATCCCAGTGTTAAACGAATTCATTGAGCAGATGTTGGATCATTACAGCCTGTTGTCTGGCAAAAGACCGACTCCGGTCGCTGACTATGATGCCCTAGATCAGCTCTTCAGAGAGATGCTGCAATCGGTGTGGGGTAACACACCGTGA
- a CDS encoding putative molybdenum carrier protein yields MNVQLEKIVSGGQTGADRAGLDVAMKVGLPVGGYCPKGRLAEDGTVPEHYPLVEMTKGGYSARTERNVIESDGTLILNIGKLSGGTRLTVECARKHNKPHLVIQLDTAKPKVSTLAEWIDENNIRVLNVAGPRESKSPGVHQLACRYLEEFFLAAGCQPATGS; encoded by the coding sequence GTGAATGTCCAACTGGAAAAAATCGTATCCGGTGGACAAACCGGTGCTGACCGGGCCGGTCTCGATGTTGCCATGAAAGTCGGACTCCCTGTCGGTGGCTATTGCCCCAAGGGTCGTCTGGCTGAGGATGGCACAGTGCCAGAGCACTATCCTCTGGTTGAAATGACCAAGGGAGGCTATTCCGCCCGTACCGAACGAAACGTCATAGAATCGGACGGGACTCTGATTCTTAATATCGGCAAGTTGTCCGGGGGAACCCGGCTAACCGTGGAGTGCGCTCGTAAGCACAACAAACCTCACTTGGTAATCCAGTTGGATACGGCCAAACCGAAGGTATCCACGCTTGCGGAATGGATCGACGAGAATAATATCCGGGTGCTGAATGTCGCTGGTCCGCGCGAGAGCAAATCACCCGGGGTGCATCAATTGGCTTGCCGTTATCTGGAGGAATTTTTTCTGGCGGCAGGCTGTCAACCCGCGACAGGATCGTAA
- a CDS encoding HD domain-containing protein: protein MTATSIVKSLFPQETWSRIWIVGGTVRDVLNGKDGEDIDLDAVLTPEELASYGFRPVDPVTSAPIWFRHIPEIGKIEITSLASVDLLTDDLTRRDFTVNAMAMTLDGEVVDLFGGIQDLGQKRLRACSDVSFQGDPIRIFRAFRFESEEWRMDPDTTRMISDVSWEKSFSCIPVERFSREMVKALGKGEPERFFRNMVEMNVGSTYLPELFAMNTVPAGPIDKHPEGDLLTHSLQVLQRTVGASNDPLARFCALFHDLGKLETDPELYPKHHGHDDAGKITAKKFCDRLCLPVSWRRALMGICHLHTNANNWNELRDSTRIRMADQAVKSGITEILPLVSAADKPCGSGMAGWEMTVRIVQLNTAELGINQDAMETMPVENRAGFILQKRVDQLRRQI, encoded by the coding sequence ATGACTGCAACCAGTATCGTCAAATCTCTCTTCCCGCAAGAAACCTGGTCCAGGATATGGATTGTTGGTGGCACGGTCAGGGATGTTCTCAATGGGAAAGACGGTGAGGACATCGACCTCGATGCCGTCTTGACTCCAGAGGAACTGGCATCATACGGTTTCAGGCCTGTAGACCCAGTGACCAGCGCACCCATCTGGTTTCGGCACATCCCGGAGATCGGCAAGATCGAGATCACCAGTCTGGCGAGTGTCGACCTGCTCACCGATGACCTGACTCGTCGTGACTTCACAGTGAACGCCATGGCCATGACACTAGATGGAGAAGTTGTCGATCTGTTCGGGGGAATTCAGGACCTGGGACAAAAGAGACTCCGTGCGTGCTCGGACGTATCATTTCAGGGTGATCCCATCCGGATTTTTCGCGCATTCCGTTTCGAGTCTGAAGAATGGCGCATGGACCCTGATACAACTCGAATGATCAGCGATGTTTCGTGGGAGAAAAGCTTCTCATGCATTCCGGTGGAACGATTCAGCCGAGAAATGGTCAAAGCCCTGGGCAAGGGAGAACCGGAACGATTTTTTCGCAACATGGTCGAAATGAATGTAGGCAGCACTTATCTGCCGGAGCTGTTTGCCATGAACACAGTGCCGGCAGGTCCGATTGACAAACACCCCGAAGGTGATCTCCTCACTCATTCGCTCCAGGTATTGCAGCGCACTGTCGGGGCAAGCAATGATCCGCTCGCCAGATTCTGTGCCCTTTTCCATGATCTAGGTAAACTCGAAACAGATCCGGAGCTTTACCCCAAGCACCACGGTCATGATGATGCTGGCAAGATCACTGCCAAGAAGTTCTGCGACCGCCTTTGCCTGCCTGTATCCTGGAGACGCGCTCTCATGGGAATATGTCACTTGCACACCAACGCGAACAACTGGAACGAACTTCGGGACTCAACCAGGATTCGCATGGCTGACCAAGCGGTTAAGTCTGGCATTACCGAGATCCTGCCGCTGGTGTCTGCGGCGGATAAACCTTGTGGATCTGGTATGGCTGGATGGGAGATGACAGTCCGGATTGTGCAGTTGAACACAGCCGAGTTGGGGATAAATCAGGACGCCATGGAAACCATGCCGGTTGAGAACCGGGCAGGATTCATCTTGCAGAAGCGGGTCGACCAACTGCGTCGTCAGATATGA
- a CDS encoding tyrosine-type recombinase/integrase: protein MNNDIIPTGGPHSALISSQIPDNLPADLEAAVRNWLEREVALGDPREDTIKTYTSHLNHWLRWCNARGITPAAMTQADVESFRHELIQAGMKASSIAVKLTVIRRFYQVAMNRGLVAINPAANVRPPVAREAKSEQKHLTAGQAELLIMHLPVLGSIKGLRDRAIIALMLLEGLRRVEIKRANVEDIEDVEGGVRILVHGKRKDGYIYPREDTVAAIRAYLAARGEVTVEETTIHHRQAFVTPMFLSVRKNGRGRGRISRIGLNSVIDGYLSKAGLKRKRVSCHALRHTCGTMLYDVTKDIRAVQDTLRHEDISTSAIYAASGREHKRFTRKIPLVITTAPTPPVDDSCIPSAPDQETEESP, encoded by the coding sequence ATGAATAATGATATCATCCCGACCGGTGGCCCCCATTCGGCACTGATCTCCAGCCAGATTCCGGACAACCTGCCAGCGGATCTTGAAGCCGCAGTACGCAACTGGCTGGAACGTGAAGTTGCCCTGGGTGATCCACGCGAAGACACGATCAAAACCTACACGTCCCACCTCAACCATTGGCTCCGCTGGTGTAACGCCCGTGGCATCACTCCGGCTGCCATGACCCAGGCCGATGTGGAGAGCTTTCGCCATGAACTCATCCAGGCCGGCATGAAAGCATCGTCAATCGCGGTAAAGCTGACCGTCATCAGACGATTTTACCAGGTCGCCATGAACCGGGGGTTGGTCGCCATCAATCCGGCGGCCAATGTTCGCCCTCCTGTTGCCCGGGAAGCTAAATCGGAGCAAAAACATCTTACTGCCGGACAGGCGGAACTGCTGATCATGCACCTTCCCGTACTTGGCAGCATCAAAGGGTTGCGCGACCGGGCCATCATTGCCCTTATGCTGCTCGAAGGACTCCGGCGTGTCGAAATCAAACGGGCCAACGTCGAAGACATCGAAGACGTCGAGGGCGGTGTGCGCATTCTGGTCCACGGCAAGCGCAAAGATGGTTATATCTACCCCCGGGAAGATACAGTGGCCGCCATCCGGGCCTACCTTGCTGCCAGGGGTGAGGTTACAGTCGAGGAAACCACCATCCATCACCGGCAAGCGTTCGTTACGCCAATGTTTCTCAGCGTGCGCAAGAATGGCCGAGGCAGGGGCCGGATATCGCGCATCGGCCTCAATAGTGTCATTGACGGTTACCTGAGCAAAGCCGGTCTGAAACGGAAACGGGTTTCCTGCCATGCCCTGCGGCACACGTGCGGCACAATGTTATACGATGTCACCAAGGACATCCGGGCCGTCCAGGATACGTTACGCCATGAGGACATCAGCACCAGCGCCATCTATGCCGCCAGTGGCCGGGAGCATAAACGCTTCACCAGAAAAATTCCTCTGGTAATAACTACGGCACCGACACCGCCGGTTGATGATTCATGCATACCATCCGCTCCTGACCAGGAGACAGAGGAGTCGCCATGA
- a CDS encoding WGR domain-containing protein — MSFTSRFTGYCRCQLVLINPALNRRRIYFLEICQGLFHVVLFRAWGRIGYRVRCKEEWYPRIEDAVKEANRLYREKTRKGYRETTLK; from the coding sequence ATGTCGTTTACTTCGAGGTTCACCGGTTACTGCCGGTGTCAACTCGTCCTGATCAACCCGGCACTGAACCGTCGCCGGATTTATTTCCTGGAGATTTGCCAGGGACTATTCCATGTCGTGCTGTTCAGAGCATGGGGAAGGATCGGGTATCGGGTCCGCTGTAAAGAGGAATGGTATCCCAGGATTGAGGACGCCGTTAAGGAAGCCAATCGTCTTTATCGAGAGAAGACACGTAAAGGGTACCGGGAGACGACACTGAAATGA
- a CDS encoding HNH endonuclease has protein sequence MALNEYKLAESLSARFRLGLDGCVVSTKDGIRHGFRATDIPSPNGFMIQVTTGWKSLEADFVPDTYAGDLIRAMGNSLPQARNVFGTLVESFSELGNRIKISVNGSVISKTSELPPAPWNKFELSVRRLTDAATESEDALQSSAEEIAAACLALVLTILPLEETDNAATPLFEGGLPEGACIKVIVNKYERSPVNRAVCIAVYGTVCHVCGFDFGKVYGQIGKGYIEVHHRIPVSKMGASYVIDPIRDLVPLCSNCHSAVHRTDPPVELEALRSIVVTSHV, from the coding sequence ATGGCCTTGAATGAATACAAACTTGCCGAGAGCCTCTCCGCCCGATTCCGTCTAGGGTTGGATGGATGTGTCGTTTCAACAAAAGATGGCATTCGCCACGGGTTTCGCGCAACTGATATACCATCACCCAATGGTTTTATGATTCAGGTAACTACTGGATGGAAAAGCTTAGAGGCAGATTTTGTTCCCGACACCTATGCGGGTGATCTGATCAGGGCAATGGGAAACTCCTTGCCACAAGCGAGGAATGTTTTCGGTACACTGGTTGAGTCTTTCAGTGAGTTAGGTAATCGCATTAAAATAAGTGTCAATGGGTCTGTAATATCAAAAACATCAGAATTGCCCCCTGCACCCTGGAATAAATTTGAACTGTCTGTTCGACGACTTACAGATGCTGCGACAGAGAGTGAAGATGCTTTGCAGAGCAGTGCCGAGGAAATTGCTGCGGCATGCCTCGCATTGGTACTGACAATTTTACCTTTGGAAGAGACTGATAACGCAGCAACGCCTCTATTTGAAGGTGGTCTCCCCGAGGGTGCTTGCATTAAGGTAATTGTAAACAAATATGAGAGAAGTCCTGTGAACAGGGCTGTATGTATAGCAGTCTACGGGACAGTCTGCCATGTGTGCGGCTTTGATTTTGGAAAGGTCTATGGTCAGATTGGAAAGGGATATATTGAAGTACATCATCGCATACCCGTATCAAAGATGGGAGCAAGTTATGTTATTGACCCAATCAGAGACCTTGTGCCGCTGTGCTCTAACTGCCACTCAGCAGTACACCGAACAGATCCACCGGTTGAGTTGGAAGCTCTTCGGTCAATCGTTGTAACGAGTCATGTGTGA
- a CDS encoding ATP-binding protein, whose translation MADNSTLSSPYLDVPPDPERIIEGLRDTGYEFNTSMADVIDNSIAAQAKNIEVTVAMDFGGNILVSVTDDGCGMDRDGLINAMRYGSKRRADQASLGKFGLGLKTASTAFCRRLSVISRSQAGSDVLKATWDLDHIAAVGRWELKLGSAAPDEIKLLDTVASAQPGTVILWEKVDRLLKAYAVPDGKAAKTALKRYVDELRFHVSMVYQRFLDVNDKRAIDVSIRVNGEKVLPWDPYCVTETKAPIAEKVQKVEIGETEHAEFTVRAYILPRKDEFSDQTTVKEARLTNDMQGLYVYRENRLIHGPDWLEMYSKEPHMSLCRIELSFDHKLDDAFQVDIKKSRILLDDSLYDWMQKFLQGPRREGQERYRKGVAATITGTAALIHAVSNNAIHAKADNLKTAVVTEVDGATGDVTISNKNGVTKLKIKLVEQKNSGECHVQSVDSLQDGVLWEPAFIDGNQAVRINTGHPYYHKVYVPNKQSGVTIQGLDSLIWGLCAAELGNVSENNKRNFEEMRYEVSRILRRLVEDLPEPPEDEV comes from the coding sequence ATGGCTGACAACAGCACGCTATCTTCACCGTACCTTGATGTACCTCCTGATCCAGAACGCATCATTGAGGGGTTGAGAGACACTGGTTATGAGTTTAACACCTCAATGGCGGATGTAATAGATAACTCTATTGCTGCACAAGCAAAGAATATCGAAGTAACTGTCGCGATGGATTTTGGTGGGAACATTCTGGTTTCCGTAACTGATGACGGATGTGGAATGGACCGGGATGGACTTATCAATGCGATGCGTTACGGGTCTAAACGACGTGCAGATCAAGCCAGTCTGGGTAAATTTGGCCTTGGGCTAAAAACAGCCTCAACAGCATTTTGCCGCCGATTGTCCGTAATTAGCCGTAGTCAGGCTGGGAGTGATGTATTAAAGGCAACTTGGGACCTTGATCACATCGCCGCAGTTGGGCGTTGGGAATTGAAACTTGGATCAGCAGCTCCAGATGAAATTAAACTTCTTGATACAGTTGCCAGCGCCCAGCCTGGTACCGTAATATTATGGGAAAAGGTTGACCGACTGCTAAAGGCGTATGCAGTTCCTGATGGTAAAGCTGCAAAGACTGCATTAAAGCGATATGTTGACGAATTGCGATTTCATGTATCAATGGTCTACCAACGATTCTTGGATGTAAACGACAAACGCGCTATTGATGTGAGTATCCGTGTAAATGGTGAAAAGGTTCTTCCTTGGGACCCATATTGTGTAACAGAAACCAAAGCGCCCATAGCTGAAAAAGTTCAGAAAGTAGAAATAGGCGAAACAGAGCATGCGGAATTTACGGTCAGAGCCTATATCCTTCCAAGAAAGGATGAGTTTTCAGATCAGACGACTGTCAAGGAAGCCCGACTTACCAACGACATGCAAGGGTTATATGTATATCGCGAGAACCGCTTGATTCATGGGCCAGACTGGCTTGAAATGTACAGTAAAGAACCACACATGTCATTATGCCGTATAGAACTATCTTTTGACCACAAACTTGATGATGCCTTTCAGGTGGACATAAAAAAATCCAGAATCTTGCTGGATGACTCGCTTTATGACTGGATGCAGAAGTTTTTGCAAGGTCCCCGTAGAGAAGGCCAAGAACGCTATCGTAAGGGTGTTGCCGCCACAATAACTGGGACTGCGGCACTGATCCATGCTGTCTCAAATAATGCAATTCATGCAAAAGCCGATAATCTAAAAACAGCCGTTGTCACAGAGGTTGATGGTGCTACTGGTGACGTAACGATTTCGAACAAGAATGGAGTCACAAAGCTCAAGATCAAACTGGTTGAACAAAAGAATAGTGGCGAATGTCATGTCCAATCAGTTGATAGCCTGCAAGACGGTGTATTATGGGAACCAGCATTCATCGACGGGAATCAGGCCGTTCGTATCAACACAGGTCATCCATACTACCACAAGGTTTATGTTCCTAACAAACAATCCGGGGTAACTATCCAAGGACTTGATTCCCTTATTTGGGGACTTTGTGCAGCCGAACTTGGTAATGTAAGCGAAAACAACAAGAGGAATTTCGAGGAAATGCGTTATGAAGTTTCTCGAATTCTCCGGCGTTTGGTAGAGGATTTGCCAGAACCTCCTGAAGACGAAGTATAG
- a CDS encoding EcoRII N-terminal effector-binding domain-containing protein: MTYSAQITKILSANDVGETGGHQAGILVPKDLEILSFFPSLNSKEKNPRVTLVFREGDGITRWDFNFIYYNNRFFGGTRNEYRLTCMTQYLRARNAKVGDHVVLSKCLEGRLTVEVKRANAPEMGQDDVLVLSGGWKVIKI, translated from the coding sequence ATGACATACTCGGCTCAAATAACAAAGATTCTAAGTGCGAACGACGTAGGTGAAACCGGAGGCCACCAAGCAGGAATTCTCGTCCCTAAGGACCTTGAGATTCTGTCTTTTTTCCCATCATTAAATTCAAAAGAGAAGAATCCTCGTGTGACACTGGTATTTCGTGAAGGAGACGGCATTACCCGATGGGATTTCAACTTTATTTACTATAATAACCGTTTTTTCGGTGGGACGAGAAATGAATACCGGCTTACTTGCATGACTCAGTATCTTAGAGCCCGAAATGCAAAGGTTGGTGACCATGTTGTTTTGTCCAAGTGTTTAGAGGGCCGTCTTACGGTGGAAGTGAAACGTGCAAATGCACCTGAGATGGGCCAGGACGATGTTCTGGTCCTTTCAGGTGGCTGGAAAGTTATTAAGATATAA